A genome region from Brassica oleracea var. oleracea cultivar TO1000 chromosome C2, BOL, whole genome shotgun sequence includes the following:
- the LOC106323364 gene encoding uncharacterized protein LOC106323364, whose product MVFSFTSFGGKVERSLRKGVGPEMFQMQGENYYLLDSLKPPDGKDAKFGQMYICDTENEAENRANCLSQGKRSFKCKKKDNLRKEIIEVLMKVLDEVNPYVKNFRSAGERFNTNPQEAFHMRIISDCLKDGRTYNTPTASEVAALIPRDFNLDMDKRDIVLQKHSGKLMRINEIHSSYLALQDESHTLLYARRLFQQFVVDAFTTIESNRLRYLNFNQSTLRSDSYDSIKQSETAGKIDMHDQGTEFVLPASFTGGPRYMKNNYLDDMTICKHFGFLDLGRTSYEDIKTFNGVIYPEYKYACFARGLLDEDQEYIDDIVRRSFESFGSDLRHVNSIGKYLADLCEDIEHNRRIYFNRPELLLSDEEKKKFALQEIEKHLRRNGTSLANFTSMPQLPPTDDTDSNVLILDERSYDRQALVETLDRDVQKMTDEQGNFFDEILDAVNEERGGMFFVYGFGGTGKTFLWKLISVAIRSKGDIVLNVASSGIASLLLQGGRTAHSRFGIQLSPDEFSSCTMAPRSYQANLVKEASLIIWDEAPMMSKHCFEALDRSMYDIMGKHITTPFGGKVVVIGGDFRQPNDGEAEIDIPEEFLNMDSDDPKEAICKAVYGDNASLQENKEPKFFQERAILCPTNEDVNMINEYLLDKLDGEEKIYISADSIDPIDKISIGDEALGPDFLKTIKVFGLPNHSLRLKSEKIYNDVAARIDERETQLAQESADGSPVVLSTIEVDRIYEEVAPRKKGRVLGIGSVNDVPRATSSYGQRRDDEVSQLRDVLETTQHQLSSTQNELASTKTSFTSRMSGLENFLDVIAATNPEWEAMFRTMKQQNPIPGEASVQVNEADLSRRSEEFYDAAMQH is encoded by the exons ATGGTCTTCTCATTTACTTCGTTTGGTGGAAAAGTAGAAAGATCTCTAAGAAAAGGTGTTGGGCCAGAGATGTTTCAAATGCAAGGAGAAAATTACTATCTTTTGGATAGTTTAAAACCACCAGATGGTAAAGATGCCAAATTTGGACAGATGTACATCTGTGATACTGAAAATGAAGCTGAGAACAGAGCCAATTGCTTAAG CCAAGGTAAAAGAAGTTTTAAATGCAAGAAAAAGGACAACTTGAGGAAAGAAATTATTGAAGTTTTGATGAAAGTCTTAGATGAAGTGAATCCATATGTTAAGAACTTCAGATCAGCAGGAGAACGATTTAATACTAATCCTCAAGAAGCTTTTCATATGAGGATCATTAGTGATTGTCTAAAGGATGGCAGAACATACAACACACCAACAGCATCAGAAGTTGCAGCTTTGATTCCTAGAGATTTTAATCTTGATATGGATAAAAGGGATATAGTGCTTCAGAAACATTCTGGAAAATTAATGAGGATTAATGAGATACATTCCTCATATCTAGCACTGCA GGATGAGTCGCACACTCTTTTATATGCTAGGCGTCTGTTTCAGCAATTTGTTGTGGATGCCTTCACAACTATTGAGTCTAACCGTCTACGATATCTCAACTTTAATCAGTCAACTTTGCGATCTGATAGTTATGACTCTATCAAACAGTCAGAGACTGCAGGAAAAATCGATATGCATGACCAAGGAACTGAGTTTGTGTTGCCAGCTTCTTTCACTGGTGGTCCAAGATATATGAAGAACAATTATTTGGATGATATGACCATTTGTAAGCATTTTGGATTTCTGGATCT AGGGCGTACCAGTTATGAAGACATTAAAACCTTCAATGGTGTTATATATCCTGAATACAAATATGCATGTTTTGCTCGTGGGTTATTAGATGAGGATCAAGAGTACATTGACGATATAGTGAGGAGAAGTTTTGAGAGCTTTGGAAGTGATCTGCGACATGT AAACAGTATAGGAAAATACTTGGCAGATTTGTGTGAAGATATTGAGCATAATCGGCGGATTTATTTCAACAGACCAG AACTTTTGTTAAGTGATGAGGAGAAAAAGAAGTTTGCTTTACAAGAAATTGAGAAGCATCTGAGGCGAAATGGAACTTCTCTTGCAAACTTTACTTCTATGCCACAACTTCCTCCTACAGACGATACTGATTCAAATGTTCTGATATTAGATGAGCGGAGTTATGATCGTCAAGCACTGGTAGAAACTCTTGATAGAGACGTTCAGAAGATGACGGATGAACAGGGGAATTTTTTTGATGAAATTCTGGATGCCGTGAATGAAGAAAGAGGTGGAATGTTTTTTGTTTACGGATTTGGTGGTACCGGGAAAACTTTCCTTTGGAAATTAATATCTGTAGCTATTCGTTCTAAAGGAGATATTGTTCTTAATGTTGCATCAAGTGGAATCGCCTCTTTGTTGTTACAAGGAGGAAGAACTGCTCATTCAAGATTTGGCATACAACTTAGCCCTGATGAGTTTTCTTCGTGTACTATGGCTCCTAGATCATATCAAGCTAATTTAGTAAAAGAAGCATCACTCATTATATGGGATGAGGCCCCTATGATGAGTAAGCATTGTTTTGAAGCTCTAGATAGGAGCATGTATGATATTATGGGGAAGCATATAACTACACCTTTTGGTGGGAAGGTTGTAGTGATTGGAGGTGATTTTCGACAG CCTAACGATGGTGAAGCTGAGATCGATATTCCTGAAGAGTTTTTGAATATGGATTCGGATGATCCTAAAGAAGCCATTTGCAAAGCTGTGTATGGGGATAATGCTTCGTTACAAGAAAACAAAGAACCTAAATTTTTCCAAGAGAGAGCTATTCTATGTCCTACTAATGAAGATGTCAACATGATAAATGAATACTTGTTAGATAAGCTTGATG GTGAGGAAAAGATATACATCAGCGCAGATAGTATTGACCCAATAGATAAAATTTCAATAGGTGATGAAGCTCTTGGTCCTGATTTCCTAAAAACTATTAAGGTGTTTGGATTACCAAACCACAGTCTTAGACTCAAG TCTGAGAAGATCTACAATGATGTGGCAGCTCGTATTGACGAGCGTGAGACCCAGCTGGCGCAGGAGTCCGCCGACGGATCACCCGTCGTCTTATCCACAATAGAAGTGGATAGAATTTACGAGGAG GTCGCTCCTAGGAAAAAGGGACGTGTGTTGGGGATTGGTTCCGTCAACGATGTTCCGAGAGCGACTTCCTCTTATGGCCAGAGACGGGATGATGAAGTCTCTCAGCTGCGCGACGTGTTGGAGACGACACAACATCAGCTGTCGTCGACACAAAACGAGTTGGCCTCGACAAAAACGTCGTTCACATCTCGTATGAGTGGTCTCGAGAACTTCTTGGACGTCATAGCGGCCACAAATCCGGAATGGGAGGCCATGTTCAGGACCATGAAACAACAAAACCCCATTCCAGGCGAGGCATCCGTGCAAGTCAACGAGGCAGATCTCTCGAGAAGGAGCGAGGAATTCTACGACGCGGCAATGCAGCATTAG